Part of the Lolium rigidum isolate FL_2022 chromosome 6, APGP_CSIRO_Lrig_0.1, whole genome shotgun sequence genome, CCGCCACCGTCGCACCTGCAGAACCAGTGACACCCATTGTTACGCTACGCACGAGCGCGCGTGGGGTTCGCCACCGCTGGCAAGCACGGCCGGTCGATCAATGGCGTGCGTGCGTACCTTCGACGTTGTGGGAGACGTTGGTCTCGAAGCCGGCGCGGCAGGGGTCGCAGTAGACGCGGCCGGTGACGACGAAGCCGGGACCCTTGTCGGCGGAGGCGACGCCGGCGAGGGCCACCAGCAGCAGGGAGGCGGCCACGAGGGGCGTGGCGAGGGCGGGCATGCAACGCGTCATGGTTCTCGGACGATCGGTGAGCAGATCACAAGGGGAGGGAGAGGAGTTCGGCCGGGAGGGGTGAGGCCGGGAACGGGAATTTATCGTCGGTGCGAGTGCGCTAGGACGGGGGAGGTGAGAGGCTGAGCTCGTCTTTAGGCGCGGGAAGAGCGCAGAGCCACATCGGTTTCAATTCATCTTTGCCGGAAATAGTCTCATCAACAACTGATTTAGCATACGCGCAATGCATATACAGATTGGACTCGCAGGCTCATAGCCGTTGCATTTGAGTTACAGGATCATGTATAGCGAATTCAGTTTGCGGTTGCATGACAGATCGATGCAGAAGCCCAATTGAATGATCGCTTGTTTAGAACATAGTAAGAATGAGATATTTGAATAGAATCCAACTATTCATGTTTTACTACTTGATGTGCTATTTGGGGAAAAGAAAAACCGTTTCTCtctcctcgcgtcgcctcctccaggcgaccgaggaggcgaaaccctaggtccgccgccgccgctcctctctccgcccccaccctcctcgtcgcccccagagACGCCGCTGGCCAAGCTCGCGACGCcgatgaagggggcggcggggatctgagcTCTCGGCTCCCCGCGTGGTGTCTCGATGGAGGACCTCCATGCCGGGATCGCCGCGGCCACGGCTGCTGCTCGATGGGATCCCCCCGCTCCGATGGCTGGCCTCTGCCTAAGCCTTAGGTAAGGGTGGTCTCCTCTGGTAGTTCCCCGGTGGGGGCTCTTTCGGGCAACGAGGCGGCAGCCTCGTGTGGTGAGGCGACGTTGCCCGTGCGGCCGGTGACGCTTGCGGATGCTGCTAACCGGTGCTCTGGCCGTGCGGACGGCGGGGCAACGGCGGGTGCGAGCTGGGCGTGGGTGGCTCCGTCGGCTCAGGTCAGATCTCGAAGGTCAGATCTCCTTCTCCCTCTTGGGCTCTCTCCTCCCCACGGATCTTGGCTGTCGGCGGCTTCGGCGCCGGCGCAGATGCCGGCTGGGGAGCCGGTGGGGTGCTCCGGGGCCGGGAGAAATCCTTGGTCGTGGACCACAGCGGTGGCGACGCCGTGGGCGTCGTTCACCTTCCTGGAGGCACCGCTGAGGCCCTACCTCCCCACCCCCTACCTTCCTCCCAGTGAAAGCTCAAAATCCATCGgattggacggcggcggcgtcacggcgtCGCACCCTCCCTGGAGGTGCCGTGTGGGGGTAGCTGGTGAGTGCTACCCTGTTTGAAGGGATTTGTGGGCTGCTGCTGTAGCTGGTAGGGTTGCTGGGCTGGGGGCGCCTTCCGTCCTCGCTCGACTCCCCTGCACCTCCGTGTTCAGTGGCTTCCCCCAAGCTTTCCCTTTTCTTCTCGGTTGTCCCAGTGGAAGCTGTTGCTGCAGGTGCGTGCTCGTCGCTGCGAGAAGGCCAGCGAGATCGAGCCCCATGTGACGGTCTCTTGGACAACAACTCTCCTTGTTCAAGGGTGAACATATCCTTGTCTGACGGTGGGGCGCCCTTCGACCCAGGGCGAGAGGGCAGGGGCCTTCTGCAGCAAGGGAGGAGTTTTGTGATCTGCTGGAGTATCCTTGGTGCTGATCTTGTAGTGTTGTGATCAAGGTCGATTGGCTGGTCTTCTGCTGCTGTTTGCTTCTTCCTAGACATCGAGCGTGCTTCGCCTGTTTCAAGCTGGGCTTGTTTTAAATCTGCGTGTGCTTGTGACGTGCGTGGTGTCGTAAGCTGTTATCAGCATCCTTGTACCTGTGGCcgtatggctttattaatttaaagttgggcatTCATGCCTTCCGTTTAAAAAAAGAATGAGATATTTATTAATGGGCACATCTAGATCTCAAACGACTAAGACTTAATTAAATCCTAGTCAGGGTGACATCATCAATTTAGTTGCAACTCATATACTACAACTTATAGATAGCACGAATCTTGAAGcaaattcaatcatgtgaactttttttttctcaattATATAACCCACTAGAAAATTTTCGGTTGCAACCCACTTGCAACtaggaaaatctcagttgcaacccacgcaACTAGAGAAATCTCAATTGCAGCCTACTTGCAACTAGGAAAATCCCAGCACGAATCAGCACGAATCATGAGTCAAATTAAATTGCTAAGAAATCGACTTAGACACGATAAAAAAAATCCGTTTATTAATGTGTATCACCCTATTTTATAATATAAACCGTTTTAGTAAACTAAAACTGTTTGCTAAAAAGAACAGAGGTAATATATATCCGGACAAAGCTATGACATTTAGTTTGAAACTGAGGGAATATAGGTGAACTTAGCTTTCCGTTCCATACGTTTTGTCAGCTCGAGTGCAAAAAATGTGCAGCCATACTAACAAAAAAAGTAAACGCCATGCGTTTCTTTCTCTGGTTAGGCTCATAACAAGCTGCTTACTAGAGACAATTTAGTCAAAAGGTAATCAATAGATGACTTGACTTGTATTTTCTATGAGGAGCTTCAATCTTGTCAACATTTTTTTCTGTAAGTGTGTTGTTATCTCGAAAATGTGGTCAGATATTAAGAGGGTTTTGGCTCCACAACTTAGGTTGATATCTCTGGCTTATGGaataacaaaaagaaaaatagtcTAATAAATATGGTCAATGCTGCTATTTTTAAGAATTATCTGGCTTGCTAGAAATGATATGGTGTTCAATCGAACACAATGGATCGGAATGCAGGTCTTATGGAGGAAAACAGCCTACACTCTTGCACAATAGAGCATTATGCTaaaagaggaagaaagaggaaaGCTGATGACAATGGTGAACAAGTTAGAATGCTTGACTTGAATGTCACCTCTACTATTGTGGCCGGAACCTGGTTGACACCTAAGAAGAAGGTGAGGACTACTCTGGAGGTATGCGCTATGAATCGTGAGCAGGGTGTTGAAGGACCTCTGTTGAGAACTGTTGCGGACCTGGCAAGAACTCTGGGGCAAATGCTTTGATGCTGATGGGAGATGGCGAGTGCTTCAGGTCCTGGCAAGAACTCTGGGGCAAATGCTTTGATGCTGATGGGAGATGGCGAATGCTTCAGGTCCTACACAGGCCTTAGTTTGCTTTTGCTGTTCTCCTGGAGAGTTTGGTTTGTAGTCAGTTTTGTCTTAGTTGTTTCCCCATTGCTGAGAGAAGTGAAAACTTTTCCCGCTGTAGCGATAGCTTAGCTCCTGAGAAGTTTGAGGACTTGTTCTTAAAAGCTGTAATAACTTTGGGTCATATGGTTTCAGAAATGGAGCCGGGGCTACGcctgtttttctaaaaaaaaacgcCATTGAAGCTGGAGCTACAACTAAAAGAAACGTGCAGGAACGCTACACTTACATACCAGCGCAAATCTACTTCTAGGATAAAACATCAAACCGGAAAAGGAGGCAAGCACCGTCACAGAATTTCAGATGATTCTCATGTTGCATCAGCACATCACACACACTTTGAACCAAGAGACCTGAGAATAGAAAGGTTTCGCCATCATTCTCTATTTCCGAAGAGCATGTTTCCACAACGAGAGGAATACAGCGATTACTCTTTAAACAAAACTATTTTTCTGCGGGTTAAACAACAGCATAAACAAACACTCGATTCAAAAAATTCAAGTTAAAAGAGTGTGAGGAATCTTTGCTTTTCCATTGAAGATGTAAAACAGCATCTCTACATGACAGTGATGATGCCAAATTTTGCTGGGCATTGCAATTCCGCATAAACAGAAGCTAGCAGCAAGTggatagtttttatagttctcttTTCTTGGATCAACCAAAAGCATGGTCAGTCAGCATGAGAGAAACTAACTTCTCTGGCAGGACAACACAAAATCATGATTTCAATCAAACATTACTCTTCTGGTCTTCAATTTTCTTCTGGAACGTTGGGAACCATTGCTTCCAATCTGCATCTCCTTGTTGCTCGATCCACGACAAGAAACAGCTGTCTAACAGGCAGAAAAAGTTCACGTACAGCAGTTGGTATCGCACGGGGATGAAGCGGAAGTTTGCAATTTGCACTGCAGGCCAGATGGTTCCCCCTAAAGCTAGAGCAGGAATGAAATCCCTTTTCACATCTTCCTTCACCTGCTCTAGACTCCTTCCTGAAGCAAGACCCACATAGGAGAAGAACAGCCCAAGATCTAGTGGTCCAAACAGGAGACCATCCGCTGCAACTTTTGAGGCAACAAACTTGAACGAGCCAGGTAGATATCTCCGTCGGACCAAACGATCCAAGTATTCGTACCTGGGTGGAGCAAATGAGTACAAGTCATACAACAGCTTGCTTCAACAAATCAGGAGAGTTTTGTTCAAACCGTAGTGAACCATGATTTTACCATCTCAACCATTGTGAGGCGTTAGAACATCAAGTGGGACAAAATTGCGGAATCACCATTCATAACCAAACACACTGGTGGGAATGACAAAATAAGTTAAGGGATGCCACACGCCAACATTGTTCCTAGTTCAAAACCTTGTAGCTAGATGGAAATTTAGAACACTGACCACAAGTCCAATCAGGTTAACTACTAACTGCTTCCCCAGAAAATAGATATTTTGCTACACGTGTCAAAGGAGTGGAAAGAATGGACACCCAGAAAATTGTGTAACATGGTAAAAAACAAGTCAATGTTGAAGTGGTCCACTAAGCACACAAACTAGAATATAGAAGAATGCACAGCTGCCAAGTGCAGTCCAAGCTACTTTTGTTTGCCACAATACACAATGTGAACAGTGTTAGTCAGTAAGAGAAGCCACCATTCATTAACGCATTTGTAAGTACATGCCTATAATTGATAACATTCTGTTTATCTTTATTCTGCTGAAACAAATGTTGGCATCCATCATTTCCAGTAACAGTTACAGTAGTACTAGTAATCAATAACCATGAAGTATCAAAATATTTCAAGGAGTTCAGGAACTAAGGATTTGTTTGGTTCTGGGTCAAAGCAGGCCTTGCCAAAAGACACCAAAAATATAACTAGCCTGGCCTATATGCAGGGAAAGTGCATTTTTACCGATTCACGAGCTATCTAAGGGCGGACAATTAGTTTGCAGAAAAGCTAGTCCCGCCAAGATTGGCAAGGCTTGCTGGGgctaaacgagaaaaaaaaaacagacccTAAAATTCACTAAGAGCAAAGCATATGTTATGTAAATGTGTTCAATCTTCAATAACTAGTTCATTGCCTATTATCACCTATTACTACTACTCCATCCGTCCCGAAAAGGATTTCGcagatttgtccaaattcagatgCATCTACTACTTGTCGTCACCTAGATCAATAGCCTCAAAGGATAAAATAAGTGCATAACTAAGATTAAATATGCCTTCCATTTTGCCCTTTATTATACTCATTGTTGACATCTATATGGTTATCCATTTGTAGCCCTCTTTAGGTCTTTTATCTGCAGTTCTGCACCGCCATGTGGTGACTGTCTGTGCTTGTCTGGGAGGATGGAGCATGTTATCACATTTTCCGTTGTTAATGATGCCAAACTATAATCAGAAAGAAGGAAACCATAACAAAGTTGAATATGACATCAACTGCTCATGCGTGATATGAAACTGTGAGAGAACTAACCAGTAATGTCCAACTGGTCCAACAAAAGCAAAGCCAAATGAACTTGTGATGCCAACCCTCTTCCAATCAATTTTGAACTCTTTATCTTTATCCTGAAAAGGTAACAAGATGTGTTAAGTAGATAACAAAGAAACTGCAGAATGGGGAACATTTTCAGTAGACATGGTAAAATAATTGAACTACCTATGGAGCATTCATAAGGCGACCCAAAGTTCAGAAATTTTGATCCAAGTTCCTGATATTTCGAATTGAAATATTGGTTTACTGGTTACTTGATTAGAAACAAATAATGTCAAACAGTAATTTATTGGTTAACCACAAAGAATCCAATTCTTAGAAGAAATTAAAGGCAAATAGCTCTCCAAGCTGGTTGATCTAAAATCTGAAGTAACAAATACATCAAAGCTAGACAATTGGCTACCCTTTGACATTTAAAGCAATAAAAACTGAAAGTAGGTTTTCAAGAATGCTATCAGAATTGCAGGAACGAATTAAGCATATTTCACCCATTTTCTCCTTTATTAGATCAAACAAACTGCAGAGAAAACAACCCATGCCAAGGTCAAGAACAATCAAAAGGTCAACAGGTAATTCACATGCTCACAAAATTATTGATAAAGCGGCCTTCCATAAAGTAAGCATCCACTTCAAAGGAAAATCACTGAAATCTTATTCCATTACTGCACTCCTAATAAGAGTAAAGTTTCTAGGGAAAGTAGGATGCCATTAAGGGGTGAAGGACCATAGGAACCCAAGTAATCCAGTGATGTCAGTAACCAATCAAATCTCCCAGTGGCAGTTTTAGCAACAAATCTCCTATGTATCAGTATTACCCAAAAAGGACTGCCAAAATCTCATCTAAGCACCAAGAAGATGAGGAGACAGCTACAGGGCTAGATTTGACAAAGTAGGATTTAGTCGTTCCAAACAAGAAAATATGACATCGACAGTcaaatctcacctcaagcatcaaATTCTTATGTGATAAAACACCCACTGGCTCACAGAAATTCTACATCAGACACTCCGATATCGACCTTGTTGACCAATCAAATACGGACCTTGTTTAAACAGATTAAGCATCCCTAACGCCTTAAAACTACCCCATTTGCTAGACAGCCTAGGTTAATACTGTATCCCAGGGAAGCCCTAACTCCCCAGCAACACTGCAACAAGATTAACCGATAAATCTTTGCGCGACGGTGTCCAACGGCCGTACAATCCAGGGATCACTAGCTCGAAACGGAAGAAATAGTAGGGGCGCGCGGTTGACTGGCTACCTCGGGATTCTTGGCGTGGTGGTGGGAGCTGACGGTGTTGTGGGTGACGGCCTGTGCGCCGATGTCGCCAAGGGCCC contains:
- the LOC124661993 gene encoding protein Mpv17-like; translation: MRRLWRWYQQSLSSYPVRTQVVSSGILWALGDIGAQAVTHNTVSSHHHAKNPEDKDKEFKIDWKRVGITSSFGFAFVGPVGHYWYEYLDRLVRRRYLPGSFKFVASKVAADGLLFGPLDLGLFFSYVGLASGRSLEQVKEDVKRDFIPALALGGTIWPAVQIANFRFIPVRYQLLYVNFFCLLDSCFLSWIEQQGDADWKQWFPTFQKKIEDQKSNV